From a single Candidatus Gastranaerophilales bacterium genomic region:
- the rfbH gene encoding lipopolysaccharide biosynthesis protein RfbH, producing the protein MEQELRNKVKEAAREYYKAIYDKKREFNYIPASGKVLGVEELENMMDASLDMWLTTGRFNDEFEKEFAKYLGVKYVLSTNSGSSANLLALSALTSTKLGDKRLKKGDEVITVAAGFPTTVNPILQQGLVPVFVDCEVGTYNIMAEKIEEALSSKTKAIFLAHTLGNTFDLDEISKLCESKGLWLIEDSCDALGAEFDGKKVGTFGHISTYSFYPAHHITMGEGGAVATNDPLLYRIIMSFRDWGRDCWCPPGKDDTCKRRFKMQLGNLPFGYDHKYTYSHIGFNLKITDWQASIALAQLKKLPEFLKRRTENANYLLKKLDDLRPYLILPEVDERVKPSWFGFLISVKPNNDFNKQELVEHLEKNGIGTRQLFAGNLLRQPMMVEDNISLRIAYSGLLNSKDLTEEHYEMLPNTDFIMNNTFWIGTFPALTENELDKTSDVIHEFIKQAAGQLSS; encoded by the coding sequence ATGGAACAAGAATTAAGAAATAAAGTAAAAGAAGCGGCGAGAGAATACTATAAAGCAATTTACGATAAAAAACGAGAATTCAACTACATACCCGCATCAGGGAAAGTATTAGGAGTTGAAGAGCTTGAAAATATGATGGATGCCTCGCTTGATATGTGGCTTACAACAGGCAGATTTAACGATGAATTTGAAAAAGAATTCGCAAAATATCTGGGTGTAAAATATGTGCTGTCGACAAACTCAGGCTCCAGCGCAAACTTGCTTGCGTTATCGGCTTTAACATCAACAAAATTAGGAGATAAAAGGTTAAAAAAAGGTGATGAAGTCATCACCGTAGCGGCAGGGTTCCCCACAACAGTTAATCCTATTTTGCAGCAAGGTTTGGTTCCTGTATTTGTTGATTGCGAAGTCGGTACATATAATATTATGGCTGAAAAAATAGAAGAAGCATTAAGCTCAAAAACAAAAGCCATATTCTTGGCTCACACTCTCGGCAATACTTTTGACCTTGATGAAATATCCAAACTATGCGAGTCAAAAGGCTTATGGCTTATTGAAGACAGCTGTGATGCCTTAGGCGCTGAATTTGACGGTAAAAAGGTCGGTACTTTCGGGCATATTTCTACATATAGCTTTTACCCCGCACACCATATTACAATGGGTGAAGGTGGAGCCGTGGCGACAAATGACCCACTATTATACAGAATAATAATGTCCTTCAGAGATTGGGGCAGAGATTGCTGGTGTCCGCCCGGTAAAGACGATACTTGTAAAAGACGTTTTAAGATGCAACTTGGCAACCTGCCTTTTGGATACGACCACAAATACACATATTCTCATATAGGCTTTAACCTTAAAATCACTGACTGGCAAGCTTCTATAGCTTTAGCTCAATTGAAAAAACTGCCGGAGTTTTTGAAAAGAAGAACAGAGAATGCCAATTATTTACTCAAAAAACTTGATGATTTAAGACCATATTTAATTTTGCCCGAGGTAGATGAAAGAGTAAAGCCTTCTTGGTTTGGATTTTTAATTTCGGTCAAGCCAAATAATGACTTTAATAAACAAGAGCTTGTTGAACATCTGGAAAAAAATGGTATCGGTACAAGACAGCTATTTGCAGGGAATCTTCTAAGGCAACCTATGATGGTTGAGGATAATATCTCTCTCAGAATAGCCTATTCCGGACTTTTGAACTCCAAAGATTTAACCGAAGAACATTATGAAATGCTTCCAAACACCGACTTTATTATGAACAACACTTTCTGGATAGGAACCTTCCCTGCGTTGACAGAGAATGAGCTTGATAAGACATCCGATGTTATTCATGAGTTTATCAAACAAGCAGCAGGACAGTTAAGCAGCTAA
- a CDS encoding four helix bundle protein, with the protein MYKNLAIWNEAIALIKIIYSIADNLPKSEEYNLKAQLKRAIVSVALNIAEGKNRKTAKDFANFLNMASGSLSEASAILVISEELSFTEVDKDIYDKIDVLNRRINALRLTLIRKNTNEK; encoded by the coding sequence ATGTATAAAAATTTAGCTATTTGGAATGAGGCAATAGCACTTATCAAAATAATTTATTCTATTGCTGACAATTTACCAAAATCTGAGGAGTATAATTTAAAAGCTCAACTTAAGCGTGCCATTGTATCTGTTGCTTTAAATATAGCAGAAGGTAAAAATAGAAAAACCGCAAAAGATTTTGCGAATTTTTTGAATATGGCATCAGGTTCGCTTTCAGAAGCATCTGCAATACTTGTAATTTCCGAAGAATTAAGTTTTACAGAAGTAGACAAAGATATCTATGATAAAATAGATGTATTAAATCGACGTATTAACGCTTTAAGGTTAACGCTGATAAGGAAAAATACAAATGAAAAATAG
- a CDS encoding NAD-dependent epimerase/dehydratase family protein, producing the protein MKNSTSASQPPGFSASVLLTGSGGFIGKNIKESYLGEKYNITAPRSFEVNLIDTDAVDEFFKDKTFDVVIHSAVKPTHRNSKDPTNGFYSNMRIFENLERHKDKYEKFINLGSGAIYDVSKNNSDVKEDDLYKNMGTDDHSFCKYVMQKQIDKLDNFVNLNIFGIFGKYEDWQIRFISNAICKAIYGLDITLRQNRRFSYLFIDDLMPILEFFIENNVEHKSYNIVPDEKVELLQLAKIVKKLSNKNINIKVANNGYGLDYTGNNRRLKNAFMDIKFTNIEKSVSLLYNYYDKNKDIIDKQLLLKDK; encoded by the coding sequence ATGAAAAATAGTACCTCAGCTTCTCAGCCTCCGGGCTTCTCAGCTTCTGTTCTTCTCACTGGCAGCGGCGGGTTTATAGGTAAAAATATCAAAGAAAGCTATTTGGGCGAAAAGTATAATATCACTGCACCGAGAAGCTTTGAAGTCAACTTAATCGATACTGACGCTGTGGATGAATTTTTCAAAGATAAAACCTTTGACGTTGTTATCCATTCTGCTGTAAAACCCACTCACAGAAACTCAAAAGACCCGACTAACGGCTTTTATTCAAATATGAGAATTTTTGAAAACCTTGAAAGGCATAAAGACAAGTATGAAAAATTCATTAATTTAGGCTCAGGCGCTATATATGATGTTTCCAAAAATAACTCCGATGTAAAAGAGGACGATCTTTATAAAAATATGGGTACAGATGACCATAGTTTTTGTAAATATGTCATGCAAAAACAAATCGATAAACTGGATAATTTCGTTAACCTCAATATATTCGGCATATTCGGTAAATACGAAGACTGGCAAATAAGATTTATCTCAAACGCTATTTGCAAAGCAATTTATGGGTTGGATATAACCTTAAGACAAAACCGTAGATTCAGCTACCTGTTCATCGATGATTTAATGCCTATTTTAGAGTTTTTTATAGAAAACAATGTTGAACATAAAAGTTATAACATCGTACCTGATGAAAAAGTTGAATTGCTGCAATTAGCAAAAATTGTTAAGAAATTGTCAAATAAAAATATAAATATAAAAGTGGCAAATAACGGCTATGGGCTTGATTATACAGGGAATAACCGGCGTTTAAAAAACGCCTTTATGGATATTAAATTTACAAATATAGAAAAATCAGTATCTTTGTTATATAATTACTACGATAAAAACAAAGATATAATAGATAAACAATTATTATTAAAAGATAAATAA
- a CDS encoding aldolase/citrate lyase family protein, whose translation MNNLEKKMVQTLIDLRENHHVIGIKAEFEAEGTRMEEALRLKEVVTRAGLDLTIKIGGCEAIKDMYDARTIGVNAIVAPMIETPYALKKYIQATKFVFPEEEREDVAFLINTETITGYQNIDKMLAIPEAKDLTGIVLGRVDMTGSMGLSREDINSEEIFDIANNLAIKALEHNKNFIIGGGVSAHSLPFFKKLPQNALYKFETRKIIFDAQKALQDPNSDKGILKAVGFELMWLKNKREFYKMIFEEDCQRLTMLEARYKKLIEEAGGVYA comes from the coding sequence ATGAATAATTTAGAAAAAAAGATGGTACAAACCTTGATTGATTTACGGGAAAACCATCATGTAATTGGAATAAAAGCTGAGTTTGAAGCTGAAGGCACAAGAATGGAAGAAGCCTTAAGGCTAAAAGAAGTCGTTACAAGGGCCGGCTTGGATTTGACTATTAAAATAGGCGGCTGCGAAGCTATTAAAGACATGTACGATGCAAGAACAATCGGAGTAAATGCGATAGTTGCACCAATGATTGAAACCCCTTATGCTCTTAAGAAATATATTCAAGCTACAAAGTTTGTTTTCCCCGAAGAAGAAAGGGAAGACGTTGCATTCTTAATAAACACAGAAACTATAACAGGATATCAGAATATTGATAAAATGTTGGCTATTCCGGAAGCAAAAGACTTGACAGGTATTGTACTCGGGCGTGTTGATATGACAGGTTCTATGGGTTTATCAAGAGAAGATATTAACAGTGAAGAAATTTTTGACATAGCTAATAATCTTGCCATAAAAGCTCTTGAACATAATAAAAATTTCATTATAGGCGGCGGGGTATCGGCACATTCGCTTCCTTTCTTTAAAAAACTGCCCCAAAATGCTTTATACAAATTTGAAACACGTAAAATTATCTTTGATGCACAAAAAGCACTCCAAGACCCTAATTCCGATAAAGGTATACTAAAAGCGGTAGGGTTTGAACTTATGTGGTTAAAGAATAAAAGAGAGTTCTATAAAATGATCTTTGAAGAAGATTGTCAGAGGCTAACAATGCTTGAAGCAAGATATAAAAAACTTATCGAAGAGGCCGGCGGAGTTTATGCGTAG
- a CDS encoding SDR family NAD(P)-dependent oxidoreductase, producing MRRVLITGASRGIGKATKELFEQKGFNVFAPARSEMDLASNDSIKAYMSAIGEIDILINNGGINDLASIEEMTEEKISETLQVNLISQMRLIKLVTPSMKKNRYGRIVNIASIWCDFSKERRIMYSVSKAGVKGLTVAAAVELSQYNILVNALAPGFVNTELTAQNNTPEQIKILEEALPIKRMAQPEEIAKAIYFLAGEENTFITGQTIFIDGGFSCV from the coding sequence ATGCGTAGGGTTTTGATTACGGGTGCCTCAAGAGGTATAGGTAAAGCAACAAAGGAACTCTTTGAACAAAAAGGCTTTAACGTCTTCGCTCCTGCAAGAAGCGAAATGGACCTTGCTTCCAACGATAGTATAAAAGCATATATGAGCGCTATCGGTGAAATAGATATCCTAATCAATAACGGCGGCATCAATGATTTAGCCTCCATTGAAGAAATGACTGAAGAAAAAATATCAGAAACCCTGCAAGTTAATCTCATATCTCAAATGCGGTTAATAAAACTTGTGACCCCTTCTATGAAAAAAAATCGTTACGGCAGAATAGTAAATATAGCTTCTATTTGGTGTGATTTTTCAAAAGAACGCAGGATTATGTACAGTGTATCAAAAGCAGGGGTTAAGGGTCTGACTGTAGCTGCAGCTGTTGAATTATCCCAATACAATATTCTGGTTAATGCACTTGCCCCGGGTTTTGTTAACACTGAATTAACTGCTCAAAACAATACCCCTGAGCAAATTAAAATTCTGGAAGAGGCTTTGCCGATAAAAAGGATGGCACAGCCTGAAGAAATAGCAAAAGCAATATACTTTTTAGCCGGTGAAGAAAATACTTTTATTACAGGCCAAACCATCTTCATTGACGGAGGATTTTCATGCGTATAG
- a CDS encoding thiamine pyrophosphate-binding protein, giving the protein MIKLSDYIAKRLKEFYQVRNFFMVSGGGAMHLNDSLGQQIPYIANHHEQACAIAAEGYARINQELAVVNVTTGPGGLNCLNGVFGQWTDSVPVLYISGQVKFSTTIAACPDVPLRQLGDQEVDIIGVVKPLVKYAKMVTEPNEIKYHLDKAVYEATTGRMGPVWLDIPMNVQGALIDENELLEFKPPAAQNYDLKIDEVINKLSQAKRPLIIAGHGLTLSKTNKLFKEFIKKTNIPVVTTFNGFDILPDNHKNYVGRIGTIGQRCGNFTLQNADVILCLGTRNNIRQASYNWENYAKNAFKIVVDIDEAELNKPTVKPDIAVCADLKEFLPELFNKINCHSEFISESNQHAPGLRFATETGSLASQSLVVPFVNQVQHDVRRSWLDFCKKLQNKYSFENTPEYEQEGSVIKAYHLVHELTKAMAENDIMVAANGSACVCLFQVGVVKEGQRIFWNSGDASMGYDLPAAIGASVAKDNGSVVCLAGDGSVMMNLQELQTIKHNNLPIKIFVINNDGYASIKQTQRNFFNGRMTGSGSDSGVSVPDFCKLAEGFGLKSVKISKPETLAAEIKEVLDCNEPVVCEVMVENNYSFSPKLSAKKLEDGTMISPSLEDMFPFLDREEYNRNIIESK; this is encoded by the coding sequence ATGATTAAGCTAAGTGATTATATAGCAAAAAGATTAAAAGAATTCTATCAAGTCAGGAATTTTTTTATGGTGTCAGGCGGCGGGGCTATGCATTTGAATGACAGTTTGGGTCAACAAATTCCATACATAGCCAACCATCACGAGCAGGCTTGTGCCATAGCGGCAGAAGGATATGCCAGAATCAATCAAGAACTTGCGGTAGTTAATGTTACAACAGGTCCGGGCGGATTAAACTGTTTAAACGGCGTATTCGGGCAATGGACAGACAGCGTTCCCGTATTATATATTTCAGGTCAGGTAAAATTCTCTACAACTATAGCAGCTTGTCCCGACGTTCCCTTGAGGCAGCTTGGTGACCAGGAAGTAGACATCATAGGCGTAGTCAAGCCGTTAGTGAAATATGCAAAAATGGTAACTGAACCTAACGAAATCAAATATCATCTTGATAAAGCCGTTTATGAAGCAACTACAGGCAGGATGGGACCTGTATGGCTTGATATTCCCATGAACGTACAAGGCGCTTTAATTGATGAAAATGAGCTTTTAGAATTTAAGCCGCCTGCAGCACAAAATTATGACTTAAAAATTGATGAAGTTATAAATAAATTATCACAGGCAAAACGTCCCTTGATTATAGCAGGGCACGGGCTTACGCTATCTAAAACAAATAAATTGTTTAAAGAATTTATAAAAAAAACCAACATCCCTGTTGTAACAACTTTTAACGGTTTCGATATTTTGCCCGATAACCACAAAAATTATGTGGGCAGAATAGGTACAATAGGTCAGCGCTGCGGTAATTTTACACTACAAAATGCTGATGTGATACTTTGTCTGGGTACAAGAAATAACATCAGACAAGCAAGCTACAACTGGGAAAATTATGCCAAAAACGCATTTAAAATAGTTGTAGATATAGATGAAGCAGAATTAAACAAACCGACGGTTAAACCTGATATTGCTGTTTGTGCTGATTTAAAAGAGTTTTTACCCGAGTTATTCAATAAAATTAATTGTCATTCTGAATTCATTTCAGAATCGAACCAACATGCTCCCGGGCTTCGCTTCGCTACGGAGACAGGGTCACTCGCTTCGCAGAGCTTAGTGGTTCCCTTTGTCAACCAAGTTCAGCATGACGTGAGAAGGAGTTGGCTTGATTTTTGCAAAAAATTGCAAAATAAATACTCATTTGAAAACACTCCCGAATACGAACAGGAAGGAAGTGTCATAAAAGCCTACCATTTGGTACATGAACTCACAAAAGCAATGGCTGAAAATGACATAATGGTAGCTGCCAACGGCTCGGCTTGCGTTTGTTTGTTCCAAGTGGGCGTTGTAAAAGAAGGACAAAGAATTTTTTGGAACTCCGGTGATGCCTCTATGGGTTATGATTTGCCTGCTGCGATAGGTGCAAGCGTCGCAAAAGATAACGGAAGTGTTGTATGTTTGGCAGGCGATGGCTCTGTTATGATGAATTTACAGGAATTGCAAACTATTAAACATAATAATTTACCGATAAAAATATTCGTTATAAATAATGACGGTTACGCCTCTATTAAACAAACTCAAAGAAATTTCTTTAACGGCAGAATGACAGGCTCAGGCAGTGACAGCGGCGTTAGCGTTCCTGATTTTTGCAAACTGGCAGAAGGCTTTGGTTTAAAATCCGTAAAAATATCTAAGCCTGAAACACTTGCCGCCGAAATTAAAGAAGTATTGGACTGTAATGAACCTGTAGTATGCGAAGTTATGGTAGAGAATAACTACTCATTTTCGCCAAAACTATCCGCAAAAAAACTTGAGGATGGTACAATGATATCACCCAGCTTGGAAGACATGTTCCCGTTTTTAGACAGGGAAGAATATAATCGTAATATAATTGAAAGCAAGTAA
- a CDS encoding methyltransferase domain-containing protein, whose product MKNKCIICKNKNISHKKATFVPFLIERMFNNINVETYFITCKNCDFHYSSYRPNDEEMAKLYADYRGEEYQIQRERLEPTYTKELNLALGNDTAELEFRKNLIFNTLCKFADVKKIKSILDFGGDKGQFIPAEFIWANKYVYDISGIELVEGVKQLSEETELKKHKWDLIMCNHVLEHVDYPLNITNKISNLVKNGGFLYVEVPYEDYFNIYTENDLIPLHEHISFFRQKTFDYIFNRDDFIILENNIVEHTNCLGKNRIISVLVQKRNIQDMIYRKIKRFLQQIFSVKNDDNWHKVITILGIKIKFKDKIIPSAKISGVEPEHNPKSEPEPKSEPEPKSKPEAKPQNIIINDNQIILIENGKEKNIPAENLPKGLLAKFSTNSKNNIIKIELPQNFSNSLINFEDASNCFVEIKSTKNYINNLYIHMGQSYDMEIKIGKDVSICQATILSNQTGSRIEIGEDCMIASGVKIVGSDGHTIVDNSNGQIINYQRNKCHIGNHVWLGDECRIMKNGVVPNNSIVAANSVVSKNFKEENVIIAGNPACIVKNNINWKRDVLQIRGVL is encoded by the coding sequence ATGAAAAATAAGTGTATAATCTGCAAAAATAAAAATATAAGTCATAAAAAAGCAACGTTTGTTCCTTTTTTAATCGAGAGAATGTTTAATAATATAAATGTTGAAACATACTTCATTACCTGCAAAAATTGTGATTTTCATTATTCTTCTTATAGACCTAATGATGAAGAAATGGCAAAACTTTATGCGGATTACAGAGGTGAAGAATACCAAATACAAAGAGAACGATTAGAGCCTACTTACACAAAGGAATTAAACCTTGCCCTTGGAAACGACACGGCTGAATTAGAATTCAGAAAAAATTTAATTTTTAACACGCTTTGTAAGTTTGCAGATGTTAAAAAAATCAAATCTATATTAGATTTTGGCGGCGACAAAGGTCAATTTATTCCTGCTGAATTCATTTGGGCAAATAAATATGTTTATGATATTTCAGGAATAGAACTCGTTGAAGGTGTCAAACAGCTAAGTGAAGAAACAGAACTCAAAAAACACAAGTGGGACTTGATTATGTGTAACCACGTATTGGAACATGTTGATTATCCGTTAAATATAACCAACAAGATAAGTAATCTTGTAAAAAATGGCGGTTTTCTTTATGTTGAAGTTCCTTATGAAGACTATTTTAATATATATACTGAAAATGATTTAATCCCATTGCATGAACATATAAGTTTCTTTAGGCAGAAAACTTTTGATTACATCTTCAATCGTGATGATTTTATAATTTTAGAAAATAACATCGTTGAACACACCAATTGTTTAGGTAAAAATAGAATAATAAGTGTCCTCGTACAAAAGCGTAATATCCAAGATATGATTTATAGAAAAATAAAACGCTTTTTACAGCAAATTTTTTCCGTTAAAAATGATGATAATTGGCATAAAGTTATAACTATTTTGGGAATAAAAATCAAATTTAAAGACAAAATAATTCCATCTGCAAAAATTTCAGGAGTAGAACCCGAACACAACCCCAAATCCGAGCCTGAGCCTAAGTCTGAACCCGAGCCCAAATCCAAACCTGAAGCAAAACCTCAAAATATCATTATAAATGATAATCAAATTATACTTATAGAAAATGGGAAAGAAAAAAACATTCCTGCCGAAAATCTGCCTAAAGGATTATTGGCAAAATTTTCTACAAATAGCAAAAATAACATTATAAAAATCGAACTTCCACAAAATTTTTCTAATTCTTTAATAAACTTTGAAGATGCTTCTAATTGCTTTGTAGAGATAAAATCAACAAAAAACTATATAAATAATTTATATATTCACATGGGGCAATCTTATGATATGGAGATAAAAATAGGAAAAGATGTAAGTATATGTCAAGCAACTATTTTATCTAATCAAACAGGCAGCCGCATTGAAATCGGTGAAGATTGTATGATAGCTTCAGGTGTAAAAATCGTAGGTTCTGACGGACACACAATAGTTGATAATAGCAATGGTCAAATAATAAACTACCAAAGAAATAAATGCCATATAGGCAACCATGTTTGGTTAGGTGATGAGTGCAGAATAATGAAAAATGGAGTGGTACCAAATAATTCTATAGTGGCAGCCAATAGTGTTGTCAGTAAAAATTTTAAGGAAGAAAACGTTATCATAGCAGGAAATCCTGCCTGTATAGTAAAAAATAACATCAACTGGAAAAGAGATGTTCTGCAAATAAGAGGAGTTTTATAA
- a CDS encoding radical SAM protein — protein MKKKTCEWLDSNVRGGLNILDDKIYPCCGPSKPLYDEENLDYTKISLDELQQKRKKLQDLINEGKACQGCERIIEKEEDEINVGPVSYLSIGLFDTCNLRCKYCYFSHEQLGAKLKPERTKVLPLVQKFAEGNLLKDDIGLGLAGGEPSLFEDLPETLNYLAEKYATPDVSFISNASIKNKAESLAKKFPYVNKKILKRLYTSIDAGTSETYKNVRGQDLYFTTCNNVINYAKTDSFEEIILKYIFLFDHSNTSDKDVFGFLNLARIVQKHQKGKTIITIDYDMCANKIMDDEMIAAAGKLYYGAKLLGIDIVYCGGALAPGNIAGKEAIDKLEQFAQTYEYKEKNEQEMYYLEEFSSNIKLSNIDDINAIKMELLEVQEELKNKINDLNNKTDNMLAVINELNEKSEQNSFLEQIFSVKNDDNWHKVITILGIKMKFNMKES, from the coding sequence ATGAAAAAGAAAACTTGTGAATGGCTGGATAGTAACGTTAGGGGTGGCTTAAATATCCTGGATGATAAAATATATCCTTGTTGCGGTCCGTCAAAACCCTTGTATGATGAAGAAAACCTTGACTATACAAAAATATCTCTTGATGAATTACAACAAAAAAGAAAAAAGCTTCAAGACTTGATAAATGAAGGTAAAGCTTGTCAGGGCTGTGAAAGAATCATAGAAAAAGAAGAGGATGAAATAAACGTCGGACCTGTGAGCTATTTATCAATCGGTCTTTTTGACACTTGTAATTTGAGATGTAAATATTGTTACTTCTCACATGAACAATTGGGCGCTAAACTAAAACCCGAAAGGACAAAAGTTCTACCGTTGGTTCAAAAATTTGCAGAAGGAAACCTTCTTAAAGATGATATAGGATTAGGTTTGGCTGGAGGAGAACCTTCATTATTTGAAGATTTACCGGAAACACTAAACTATTTAGCAGAAAAATATGCAACCCCTGATGTTTCGTTTATTTCTAATGCCTCCATTAAAAATAAAGCTGAGAGCCTGGCTAAAAAATTCCCTTATGTAAATAAAAAAATACTAAAACGATTGTATACCTCCATAGACGCAGGAACAAGTGAAACTTACAAAAATGTCAGGGGGCAGGACTTATATTTTACAACATGTAACAATGTTATAAATTATGCAAAAACAGATTCTTTTGAAGAAATTATTCTAAAATACATATTTTTATTTGACCATTCAAACACATCTGACAAAGATGTATTTGGCTTTTTAAATCTTGCCAGGATAGTGCAAAAACATCAAAAGGGTAAAACTATTATTACGATAGATTATGATATGTGTGCCAACAAGATTATGGATGATGAAATGATTGCTGCAGCCGGCAAATTGTACTACGGAGCCAAGCTCCTAGGGATTGACATAGTTTATTGTGGTGGCGCATTAGCCCCGGGAAATATAGCGGGTAAAGAAGCTATAGATAAACTTGAACAATTTGCACAAACTTATGAATATAAAGAGAAAAATGAGCAAGAAATGTATTACTTAGAAGAATTTAGTTCAAATATCAAACTTTCAAATATTGACGATATAAATGCAATAAAAATGGAATTACTCGAAGTCCAGGAAGAATTGAAGAACAAAATAAATGACTTGAACAATAAAACGGATAACATGTTAGCTGTAATAAATGAATTGAATGAAAAATCTGAGCAGAATTCATTTTTAGAGCAAATTTTTTCCGTTAAAAATGATGATAATTGGCATAAAGTTATAACTATTCTTGGAATAAAAATGAAGTTTAATATGAAGGAAAGCTGA
- a CDS encoding glycosyltransferase family 2 protein: MSYKEELEVILITYNREKYLQKTFEQIFADDSPIKYLPITILNNKSTDGTSDLIEEYREKFPNIKHIIHNRNIGGNANIARAFEMATARYVWVLCDDDTYDWSNWNEVQQAIDDNYDLIVVANYLNPKENKVNLIKQLTFVPAAIYKTEHITDTSMINANYNISTMFPQMGIFAKYLNDNLNIYICKNWAVKMIDNLEDASYTRGCVNNNLKHPYMTNCYWQFGFVNAMQVFKNKKLKEELVENINLENHKGVDGYMHMFDLNQKHCNGTLKNLTDLFCVLNEKQKKEFFEALIKFYGSKLVVDLIIKTLQLLNLKKIKLICEKDYEIEQTANSMLKKQTFLNELLSYIAPTIRFEKTPEALYIHFFKLFKTRIKNNTIKHIKECSTIRFEKTPEALYIHFFKLFKTRIKLKKKQELS, from the coding sequence ATGAGTTATAAAGAAGAATTAGAAGTAATACTAATCACGTATAACAGAGAGAAATACCTACAAAAAACTTTTGAACAGATTTTTGCAGATGATTCACCAATAAAATATTTGCCTATCACTATTTTAAATAACAAATCTACAGATGGAACATCTGACTTAATTGAAGAATATAGAGAAAAATTCCCTAATATCAAACACATTATTCACAACAGAAATATAGGTGGAAATGCAAATATTGCAAGAGCTTTTGAAATGGCAACAGCCAGGTACGTATGGGTTTTGTGTGATGATGATACATATGACTGGTCTAATTGGAATGAAGTACAACAAGCTATTGATGATAACTATGATTTAATTGTGGTGGCAAACTATCTAAATCCAAAGGAAAATAAGGTTAACCTTATTAAACAATTAACCTTTGTCCCGGCTGCAATATATAAAACAGAGCATATTACAGACACATCCATGATAAATGCCAATTATAACATATCAACTATGTTTCCTCAAATGGGCATTTTTGCCAAGTATCTTAATGATAATCTTAATATTTATATATGTAAGAATTGGGCAGTTAAGATGATTGATAATCTTGAAGATGCTTCCTATACAAGAGGCTGTGTAAATAATAATTTAAAACACCCATATATGACAAATTGTTATTGGCAATTTGGTTTTGTCAATGCAATGCAGGTCTTTAAGAATAAAAAGTTGAAAGAAGAACTTGTTGAGAATATAAATCTTGAAAATCATAAAGGTGTTGATGGCTATATGCACATGTTTGATTTAAATCAAAAACACTGTAATGGAACCTTGAAAAACTTAACAGACTTATTTTGCGTCTTAAATGAAAAACAGAAAAAAGAATTCTTTGAAGCCCTGATTAAATTTTATGGAAGCAAATTGGTTGTAGATTTAATCATAAAAACTCTGCAATTGTTAAATCTTAAAAAAATTAAGCTTATATGTGAAAAAGATTATGAGATAGAACAAACAGCGAATTCAATGTTAAAAAAGCAGACATTTTTAAATGAACTCTTGTCTTATATAGCCCCTACAATAAGGTTTGAAAAAACGCCTGAAGCCTTATATATTCACTTCTTTAAACTGTTTAAAACAAGGATTAAGAACAACACTATTAAACATATAAAAGAATGCTCAACCATAAGGTTTGAAAAAACGCCTGAAGCCTTATATATTCACTTCTTTAAACTGTTTAAAACAAGAATTAAACTAAAGAAAAAGCAAGAATTATCTTAA